The Loxodonta africana isolate mLoxAfr1 chromosome 1, mLoxAfr1.hap2, whole genome shotgun sequence genomic sequence aaaggtggtgcaggccacaccccagggaaactccctttacactggatcagggatgtgacctggctaAGGGTGGTggtacaattccaccctaatcctctttaacataaaaatacaaCCACAAATTGGAGGGGAACCAAACAAttatgggaatcatggcctaaccaagtcagcACATATCTGtggggacacacttcaatccatgacGATAATACTCAATGTTTTAATGCTTAATATCTTTATTGCTTACGTTATTAAACCTACAACATGTATAGTGCTAACGAACTGATTAACAGATCTAAAAGACCACTTTTAAAAGACCGTTAGTCATTCAGTGGTTAGTATTACTGAATGACTACCATTTCAGAGGCCATTTTCAAATTGGTATATCTGCATTCAAAATTACTACGTAAATGATGAGCATACTACTACTTAAGCATTCTTGCAAACACACTCTCAGGCCCAGCAATGGTCTTTCCAGGCCTCTTCCTAGGACACATGCAGAGAAATTAAATCCACACTTGTACTCAAATCAGTTTACTAACCTATTTCACTTGGCAAATATTCCAGAGGTTCAAAATGCCACCTTTTAAATGCAGCATATTGCTGATACATCTCAAACATTTCCAAAGTAAACAGCATCGCCTCCTGACCCCCAACTCCTGCGGTCACTTCCAGGATCAAGTCAttttcatctgtttcttctgAGGGAACCAAGAGTAAGATAATCTGTAAATACAAAAATACCATCCGTCCTGTAATTATGAACTTCATAAAAAGTTAATATGTAACTTCCAGAAAATATTAATGTTACAACTATATCTTAATGCTATAAGGTTCAGCTAAAGCTTATAGGCTTGTCTTTCTTTTTGGAgttcatgtatatatacatgaacTTATTCGTAATTCTTATAATTAAATGCTTGCTGTGAGTAGGACACTGTACTGTATGTAAGCAAAAGAAATAGGTGATTCTAGCTCCATCCTCCTGAAATATAAGGCACCACTGGGTAGAAAAACAAATGCCCTggaactgcattttttttttttaagcctactTAATATGGAAAAGAAACTTGCAATTTTGGAACTGAAAAGGGCCTTAGAGATAATCTGAACTAATTCCCTCATTTTACACGTAAAAGAAGCTGAGGTTCACAGAGCTTAAACGACTTGTTAAATGGCACAGGGCTTCCTACTGGCAGAGCAGGCACAAGAACTCAAGTCTCAGAGGTCCTAGGTCATTCCTCCTTCCATTACAACAGTATGGTTTGCACTTACGTACTAGATAAATGGATACAGAAAAAGCCTTCGTAGAATAGGTGAATTAGGAAAAAAAGCTACCAACATTTACTGGTTCCTTAACCTGTGCCAGGAACTCAaaagcattttacatactttaatTCCTAAAATAATCTTGGGTAGCTTTTAATGTTTCTACCTTACAATGTGAAAACTAAGTTTAGAgggtattatgggttgaattgtgtccctcaaaaatacgtGATGTcattcctaacccctatacctgtggtggggagccctggcggtgcagcgaTTAAGCGCTAGAGCtgcaaactggaaaaaaaaggtcggcagttcgaattcactagctgctccttgggaaccctatggggcagttctactctgacctctgtaggttggaatccactcaagagcaacaggtttggtttttatacctgtggttataagctcatttgggaatgggttttctttgttatgttaatgaggtagtattagtgtaggacccactgccttcaagtcgattccgactcatagcgaccctataggacagggtaaaactgccccatagagtttcaaaggagtgcctggtggatttgaactaccaacgctttggttagcagccatagcacttaaccactaagtcaatctcttttgagatataaaaagagcacacTGAGCAAGCAACCAAGCAAGCAAACAGAGATGAGGGAAGCCGGATGTCACGCTACGTGAAGATCACTGAGGAGTCAAGGAACAGAAAAGCTGAAGAGAGAAGGGCCTTCATTAATTTGTTTGCTAAAGctacactaggtgactaagacagaggggCTGAGTAATCTAGTTGCCCAGTATCATTCTACTAAATAGTGGAAGAGCTAGAACCCAAATCTACTTGATTTCTGAACTGTCACACTATATGTTGATTCGGGCCTATACCTGTTACCACTTTCCATCTCCCTAGCCTATGGTGATAGAACGGGATCACTCAAAAGTTGAACTAATAAGTGGTAGACTTTACTTCTTTGTTACTAGCCAAAGAACAGAAACCTTTAATATAAATGTTCTTCTatttcacacaaaaaaattaagaaaacagaagGCAAGCTACCCTAGAACTTTCACCCTATACTGGAACTTTCCCTGCAGAGTAGGTGGAAGGGACATTGATTATCAGTAAGTGCCACATTTGACTAGAGAAAGGGTAGAATCTCTAAAATAAGCCCCCTTCCTCACCTTAATACGTTCTTTCACTTACATCCAGAGACaactgctgtaaatctttaagctCTGCTTTGTAGAATTAGGAAATTCTGGTAGTGTCATGGTTAACTGCTGCAGCtgcaaccaaagggttggcactttgaatctaccaggcggtccttggaaactccatggggcagttctaccctatagggctgctatgagtcagaatcgactcgacagcaacgggttttttggttttatagaattAACAAAGAGCAAAGCTTGGTTCTAATTTCATATAATGCTTACCCTTCATTTAACTCCTATAAGTTCTCTTGCAATCCTCAGGGATATAAAACCAAAGCAATACAATTCAGTTCTTAAAAATATGAGGGCCCACTCTAGGtcttacagccagaatgctcctcagaaggatgacgagacttcatcatacgtactttggacatgttgtcaggagggagcagtccctggaaaaggacatcacgctcagtaaagtagagggccagtgaaaaagaggaagaccctcaacgaaatggactgacacagtagctgcaaccatgggctcaagcataacgattctGAGGACGATGccggacctggcagtgtttccttctgttgtacacggagTTGCTATGAGgaagaaccgactcgatggctaGCTAACAACAGAACAGCTTAAATGCTTTATTTCTGCGAAGACCATACCTGATGTTTCAGTTGAGTTATTTCTTTTTGACACAAAGTTATTTCATTCTCTGCAAGTTTCCTTAAGTCTTCATTCTCATCTAATAAAAAAGGCAGCAGGTTAAGTTTTCCGTAATTAGTGTCAAATTGCCAACAGATTTCAAGGTAAGAATTGTTATTGCAGCTGAAGAGAAAATGTCCATCTTGCCCTTTTAATAACTGCCATTAATTAAAAGAAGCATTTTATACAGTAGTCTTCATAAGCATatagcttaaatttttttttctgatgacaagaaagtataaataaaactaaaatatcAAAACATGAAGCTAATTAAAAAGTTATAGTCTCATCGCCaagaaatatatgaaaaaatatgCTTAGTGTTCCAACTTAGACTGTACTAATAACAAATGAATGCCCCGAGCTAGTTGGAAAGACCAGAAGGGCAACAGAAGAATCTACCATTTAAATCAGAATTATAAAGGTAGAAAGTTATTGtcttatcagtaaatgcttcattaGCATAAGTGTACACCCAAAGATTTTGACACTGTCTAATGTTTACAGAACATTGACATGTTTTAGTTGTCTCTCTCGTGtttcaccctaatccttttaatcCTTGAGCTGTTGTTTTTACCTTACAAAATATATTGTCTCTTATTTGCTCTACCCTACAGAcaacatgaaggagccctggtggcacagtggttaaccactcagctgctaaccgaaaggtcagtggttcaaaaccaccagatgTTCTGTGGCAGAAAGCTCCTTCTGTAATGATTCAAAAAaaaccttctgtaaagattccaaaaacgccaaacccattgctgttgtgttgattctaacttatagtgaccccagaagacaaagtagaactgaatcacagggttccaaggctgtaatctttatggaagcaaactgctgcatctttctcccagggagcatatggtggatttgaaccgctgacctttcagtaagaagcacagcacttaaccattgaacaaccagggctcctccataaagacttaaagtgttaagaagcaaagacttcactttaaggaccaaggtgcacctgaccaaagccatggtgttttcaataagctcatatgcatgggaaagctggacaatgaataaagaagaatataccacggacttgcagaaaaatgaacaaatctgtcttggaagaagtacagtcagaatgctccttagaagtaaagatggtgagaatttgtctcacgtacttcagacatgttaccaggaggaccagtccctagagaaggatatcatgcttggtaaagtagagggtcagcgaaaaagaggaagatcgtcaatgagatgcactgacatggtggctgcaaaaaCAGGCTCaaacaaagactgtgaggatgacacaggacctggcagtgtttcgttgtttgtacatagggtcgctgaatcagaaccaacctgacagcacctcacaacaacacaaAATgttggacttgaagcacttactgatgaagatcaaagactacagccttcattatagactacacttcaacataaaaacaaaaatcttcacaactagacgaataagcaacatcatgatgaactgagaaaagactgaagttgtcaaggatttcattttaattgcagccacaatcaacagccatggaagcagcagtcaagaaatcaaacgacttattgggaaaatctactgcaaaagcccaagcccaagccccatgccgtcgagttgattccgattcatagcgaccctgcaggacagagtagaactggcccatagagttttcaaggaccgcctggtggattcgaactgctgaccctgtggttagcagccacagcacttaacccctatgccaccggGATTTCCCTACTgcggaagacctctttaaagtgttaaaaaaaaaggtgtcactttgagggctacggtgcacctgacccaagccatggtattttcagttgccttacaGGCATGGGAAAGATGGACACTGagttagaaaacagaagaattaacacctttgaattatggtttggtgaagaatactgaatataccacggactgccagaacagTGAATTTAAGTCTGTCCTGAAAGAAGcagagccagagtgctccttggaagtgaagatggcaagacttcatctcaggtatgttggacatgttatcaggagggaccagtccttggagaaggacatcatgcttggtaaagcagagtcagtgaaaaaggaaaacccttgacaagatggactgCCATAGcggctgcaacggtgggctcatacatagcaacagtagtgaggatggcgcaggaccaggtagtgtttcgatctgttgtacacagggtgactatgagtcggaactgacttgatggcacctaacaacaaaatgttGCAAATCTGCTATTCCTTGAACCTCTCCTCTTCCTTAACagaatacagtggttaagaatatgAGATTTGGAGTCAGTCAAATCCAACCTCTATTTTTTGCAACCATGAGCTGAGTTATTTTACCTCTTTCTGTCTCAGGTTCCTCTTCTGTCGAATGGGCTAAAAAAGCCTACCTCATAGTTTATGTGAATTAAGTTAATACTAAGAGTGCTGACCAAAGCCTGGAGCATAGTCAAGAGCTCAATAAAGgttaggcagtccctgggttatgaatgcCTGAATCACtacatacaacctgtagttatgaaccaacctcagtaaagcctattatattaaatttgaggtacatacaatggtttatTATAACAAAGGGGCATTATTTTTCgatgtgcatcaaaacattattgtattatgttaaagatgttttgtGTACCTAGAAatacttagttttttttaatgcttagaaaggtacactataccCTACATACTAAGACAAAAACACTTGTCTAACTGATGTTCCcatacctgttccaacttacatacaaatttggcttaaagacagacttaggatcAGAACTGTTTTGTAATCCAGGGACCACATGTATTATATCCTTTAAGAGTGGGCTTTTATCCCTTTGTAAAGCCTTCCCAACAAGTTCTCCTTATCAGCTGCATAATTATTTGTCTCCCCCAGTAGACCCTCACTAGAGCCTTGCTACTCAGGTGTCGTTCATGGACCAGCAGCTCCACATCCCGTGGAACTTGCAGAAACTCTGGGCCCATCCCAGACTTGTATGCACGTGTatcacctgggaaacttgttcAAATGCACAGTCCTAGGTCTCAAGTGTCTGAGTCATAAGTGTGGATTTAACAAGCACCTCTCCTGATATTATTGCAGGTGGTCACCTCACTATGAGAAACACTATCTGGAGCACAGGACAGAGACAGCGCCAGGAGCACAGGACAGAGACAGCGCCATACTTGTCCTTGGTGGGCTAATAAACTCTCGGCAGAGTATCCAGACAATAAACGTCAACTTAACTTCTATAGAAGGGGACGGAGCGCTGTACCATGGACGCAAACAAGGGAGAAGAAAGCAGAATGCACCACGctgacccaaaccaaaaaaaggcTGCACCTGAGCCCAGAGCCTCAAATTCTGGTAGACTGTGGACACCTGGACAGCGGCTTAAcggaaaaagcaaacaaatttcCTCTGCATCCGCTGCCTGGGTCCGGCCCGTACCGTGCAGCAAGTGCTCGGTCTCCCGCAGCTCCTGCTCCTTCTCTCTCAGCCGTTTGGCCACCACTGCCAGCTCGGGCCCCCTGGCCTGCAAATGGACTTCAGACTTTGCGTGGCGCTCGAGGAAGGTCCGCAGGGGTCCGCCGCAGGCGAACAGCTCCTCCAGCGGTCGGCTTCCGCAGCTCAGGGACCGGCGGGCCTGGACCGGAGCTCCACGGGACCAGAGGCACCGCGTCGCCTCCCACAAGAGCCGAACCCGCATAGCGAGGTCGAGCCCATTAAGCCCTTCCAGGCCGGAAGGTCCGAACAGAACAAGTCTCGCGATACGGTGGGGCCTCGGAAACACGCGAGAGCTTGCCGCACCCCCGCCGGCGTACGCGCTAGATTTAAAGAGCCTCCCGGAAGCTGCCTGAAACTTCCGGCCGGGCGTTAAAGGGTCAGATTAGTCGCCGGAAGTTGGGGGGCAGGTCAGGAAGTAGAAGGGGCGGGGCTGTCGGC encodes the following:
- the MTRF1L gene encoding peptide chain release factor 1-like, mitochondrial isoform X3 produces the protein MRVRLLWEATRCLWSRGAPVQARRSLSCGSRPLEELFACGGPLRTFLERHAKSEVHLQARGPELAVVAKRLREKEQELRETEHLLHDENEDLRKLAENEITLCQKEITQLKHQIILLLVPSEETDENDLILEVTAGVGGQEAMLFTLEMFEMYQQYAAFKRWHFEPLEYLPSEIGGLRRASASIGGTEAYKHMKFEGGVHRVQRVPKTERQGRIHTSTMTVAILPQPTEISLVINPKDLRIDTKRATGAGGQHVNTTDSAVRIVHLPTGRRKRMRRKRSVP
- the MTRF1L gene encoding peptide chain release factor 1-like, mitochondrial isoform X5, with the translated sequence MRVRLLWEATRCLWSRGAPVQARRSLSCGSRPLEELFACGGPLRTFLERHAKSEVHLQARGPELAVVAKRLREKEQELRETEHLLHDENEDLRKLAENEITLCQKEITQLKHQKKQMKMT